In Labrus bergylta chromosome 1, fLabBer1.1, whole genome shotgun sequence, one genomic interval encodes:
- the LOC110000867 gene encoding ATP-dependent RNA helicase DDX39A has protein sequence MTETDVDTELLDYEEDEEPQVAPESGTSTNKKEVKGSYVSIHSSGFRDFLLKPELLRAIVDCGFEHPSEVQHECIPQAILGMDILCQAKSGMGKTAVFVLATLQQIEPVDGQVSVLVICHTRELAFQISKEYERFSKYMPTVKVSVFFGGMTIKKDEEVLKKNCPHIVVGTPGRTLALIRNKSLNVKNIKHFVLDECDKVLEQLDMRGDVQEIFSVTPHDKQVMMFSATLSKDIRPVCRKFMQDPMEVFVDDETKLTLHGLQQYYCKLKDNEKNRKLFDLLDVLEFNQVVIFVKSVQRCVALSQLLVEQNFPAIAIHRGMAQEERLSRYQQFKDFQRRILVATNLFGRGMDIERVNIVFNYDMPEDSDTYLHRVARAGRFGTKGLAVTFVSDETDAKTLNDVQDRFEVNVAELPDEIDISSYIEQAR, from the exons ATGACTGAGACGGACGTTGACACTGAACTGCTCGACTATGAGGAAGACGAAGAGCCTCAGGTAGCCCCCGAGAGTGGGACCTCAACAAACAAGAAGGAGGTGAAGGGGTCCTACGTATCCATCCACAGCTCGGGCTTCAGAGACTTCCTCCTCAAACCTGAGCTGCTTCGTGCCATCGTGGACTGTGGTTTTGAGCATCCCTCAGAAG TCCAACACGAGTGTATTCCCCAAGCTATCCTGGGCATGGACATCCTGTGTCAGGCCAAGTCTGGTATGGGAAAGACGGCAGTGTTTGTGCTGGCCACCCTGCAGCAGATAGAACCTGTGGATGGCCAG GTGTCCGTGCTTGTCATATGCCACACGCGAGAGTTGGCCTTCCAGATCAGCAAAGAGTACGAGCGCTTCTCCAAGTACATGCCCACGGTCAAGGTGTCAGTCTTCTTCGGCGGCATGACCATCAAAAAGGACGAGGAAGTCCTGAAGAAGAACTGTCCTCACATCGTCGTGGGGACCCCCGGGCGCACCCTGGCCCTCATCCGCAACAAGAGCCTCAACGTGAAGAACATCAAACACTTTGTGCTCGACGAGTGCGATaaggtgttggagcagctgg aCATGAGGGGTGACGTCCAGGAAATATTCAGTGTGACGCCCCACGACAAGCAGGTGATGATGTTCAGCGCCACGTTAAGCAAGGACATCCGACCCGTCTGCCGCAAATTCATGCAggat CCAATGGAAGTGTTTGTGGACGACGAGACCAAGCTGACCCTCCACGGCCTGCAGCAATATTACTGCAAGTTGAAGGACAACGAGAAGAACCGAAAGCTCTTTGACCTGCTCGACGTTCTGGAGTTCAACCAG GTGGTGATCTTTGTGAAGTCTGTGCAGCGCTGCGTGGCTCTGTCCCAGCTGCTGGTGGAGCAGAACTTCCCCGCCATCGCCATCCACAGGGGAATGGCACAGGAGGAGCG GTTATCGCGCTATCAGCAGTTTAAAGACTTCCAGCGGCGGATCCTGGTTGCTACAAACCTGTTTGGCCGAGGCATGGACATCGAGCGAGTCAACATCGTCTTCAACTACGACATGCCGGAGGATTCAGACACGTACCTTCACAGG GTTGCCCGTGCCGGCAGGTTCGGGACCAAAGGCTTGGCCGTTACTTTTGTGTCCGATGAGACCGACGCCAAGACCCTCAACGATGTCCAAGACCGCTTCGAGGTGAACGTAGCAGAGCTCCCCGATGAGATCGATATCTCCTCCTACA tTGAACAGGCCAGATGA
- the LOC110000868 gene encoding CCN family member 1-like → MAFLIYLTLLTTAVTSQVTASCPAVCDCPAEPLICPPGVSAVPDRCGCCKVCAAQLNQDCSPTRPCDHHKGLECNYGNDVTMAWGVCRARSEGRTCEYSGRIYQNGESFRAGCKHQCTCIDGAVGCAPLCDNKLPPASPSCPYPRLVRIPGQCCFSVDCNKGTWRLPPTHKVPPPRQHLPGPQHHPALQRPPNKLTNELTDLKSDGWERERGYKHLPVWNHLKEKKCQVQTTDWSQCSRSCGLGVSSRITNKNPQCKLERETRICTVRPCVGLAVPAKRGKKCSPAQKAPEPVRLSYGECLSVRLYRPNYCGLCTDGRCCSPRRTRTVPVTFVCPEGERFQRSAMFIQSCKCSDDCGHLNEVALPPQHWMYGDTHKFMD, encoded by the exons ATGGCGTTTCTGATCTACCTGACTTTACTGACAACAGCCGTCACCTCACAG GTGACCGCTAGCTGCCCCGCTGTGTGCGACTGCCCCGCGGAGCCCCTGATTTGCCCTCCAGGAGTGAGCGCGGTGCCGGACCGGTGCGGCTGCTGCAAGGTGTGCGCCGCTCAGCTGAACCAGGACTGCAGCCCCACGAGGCCCTGCGACCACCACAAAGGGCTGGAGTGTAACTACGGCAACGACGTGACGATGGCCTGGGGCGTCTGtcgag CAAGATCAGAGGGACGCACATGTGAGTACAGCGGCAGGATCTACCAAAACGGTGAGAGTTTCCGCGCCGGCTGTAAACACCAGTGTACCTGCATCGACGGCGCTGTCGGCTGTGCTCCTCTGTGTGACAACAAGCTGCCTCCGGCCTCTCCGTCCTGCCCCTACCCGCGCCTGGTCAGGATACCCGGGCAGTGCTGCTTCAGTGTGGACTGCAACAAGGGCACCTGGAGGCTCCCGCCTACACATAAG GTGCCTCCACCACGACAACACCTGCCCGGACCTCAGCACCACCCTGCCCTGCAGCGGCCTCCAAACAAGCTGACCAATGAGCTCACAGACCTCAAGTCTGACGGCTGGGAGAGAGAACGCGGCTACAAACACCTGCCAG TGTGGAACCAtctgaaagagaagaagtgtCAAGTCCAGACCACCGACTGGTCCCAGTGCTCCCGCAGCTGTGGGCTGGGCGTGTCCTCCAGAATCACCAACAAGAACCCCCAGTGcaagctggagagagagaccagGATCTGCACCGTGCGGCCCTGTGTCGGCCTCGCTGTCCCAGCCAAG AGAGGGAAGAAGTGCTCTCCTGCCCAGAAGGCCCCCGAGCCCGTCCGCCTGTCCTACGGAGAGTGTTTGAGCGTCCGTCTGTACCGGCCGAACTACTGCGGCCTGTGCACGGACGGACGATGCTGCTCGCCGCGCCGCACACGAACCGTACCCGTGACCTTTGTCTGCCCGGAAGGCGAGCGCTTCCAGAGGTCGGCGATGTTCATCCAGTCGTGTAAGTGCAGCGATGACTGCGGCCACTTAAACGAAGTGGCCCTCCCCCCGCAGCACTGGATGTACGGGGACACGCACAAGTTCATGGACTAG